A genomic segment from Malaclemys terrapin pileata isolate rMalTer1 chromosome 1, rMalTer1.hap1, whole genome shotgun sequence encodes:
- the TRABD gene encoding traB domain-containing protein isoform X2, whose amino-acid sequence MQEEQQPEAAADPMSSSDALEDDQKETSDASPNISDADAFKILLEMKMKKRQKKPNLPSTVTELVTEEGSKVFVVGTAHFSDSSKRDVAKTIQEVQPDVVVVELCQYRVSMLKMDENTLLKEAKEINLEKLQQAIKQNGVMSGLMQMLLLKVSAHITEQLGMAPGGEFREAFKEAGKVPFCKFHLGDRPIPVTFKRAIAALSFWQKVKLAWGLCFLSDPISKDDVEKCKQKDLLEQMMAEMIGEFPDLHRTIVSERDIYLTYMLKQAAKRIELPRASETEPRKCIPSVVVGVVGMGHVPGIEKNWNTDLNIQEIMSVPPPSTSSKVLRFVIKATVFGLMGYGCYRVGQRTVQFILSMPTTQNCLQRLTEIRPRH is encoded by the exons ATGCAGGAGGAGCAACAGCCCGAG GCTGCTGCAGATCCAATGTCCTCCTCCGATGCACTGGAAGATGACCAAAAGGAAACTTCAGACGCATCACCGAATATTT CTGATGCAGATGCATTTAAAATTCTCCTGGAGATGAAGATGAAGAAGAGACAGAAAAAGCCCAATCTACCAAGCACTGTGACTGAACTCGTCACTGAGGAAGGGTCTAAGGTGTTCGTGGTTGGTACTGCCCACTTCAGTGACAGCAGCAAAAGAGATGTAGCGAAG ACAATACAGGAGGTACAGCCTGATGTGGTTGTGGTTGAGCTTTGCCAATACAGAGTTTCTATGTTAAAGATGGATGAAAATACATTACTAAAGGAAGCCAAAGAAATCAATCTGGAGAAACTTCAGCAAGCTATAAAACAG AATGGAGTCATGTCAGGACTAATGCAAATGCTTCTGCTGAAGGTCTCTGCTCACATCACAGAACAGCTGGGAATGGCCCCAGGAGGGGAATTCAGGGAGGCTTTCAAAGAG GCTGGTAAAGTACCTTTCTGTAAATTTCATCTTGGGGACAGACCCATCCCTGTTACGTTTAAGAGAGCCATCGCTGCACTTTCTTTCTGGCAAAAAGTCAAGCTTGCTTGGGGCCTCTGCTTCTTATCTGACCCAATCAG TAAAGATGACGTGGAGAAGTGTAAACAGAAGGATTTACTGGAGCAGATGATGGCTGAAATGATTGGAGAATTTCCTGATCTCCATCGAACAATTGTATCGGAGCGAGATATTTACTTGACCTACATGTTGAAGCAAGCAGCTAAGCGAATAGAACTACCTCGTGCTTCAGAAA CTGAACCCAGAAAATGTATCCCGTCTGTTGTAGTTGGAGTGGTTGGGATGGGTCATGTTCCTGGAATAGAAAAGAACTGGAACACTGACTTAAACATCCAGGAAATTATGAG TGTGCCTCCACCGTCAACTTCGAGTAAGGTTCTCAGATTTGTCATAAAGGCAACAGTTTTCGGACTGATGGGATACGGCTGCTACCGGGTAGGACAAAGGACAGTTCAATTTATTCTCTCGATGCCAACAACACAGAACTGTCTTCAGAGGCTGACGGAAATTAGACCTCGACATTGA
- the TRABD gene encoding traB domain-containing protein isoform X3 translates to MSSSDALEDDQKETSDASPNISDADAFKILLEMKMKKRQKKPNLPSTVTELVTEEGSKVFVVGTAHFSDSSKRDVAKTIQEVQPDVVVVELCQYRVSMLKMDENTLLKEAKEINLEKLQQAIKQNGVMSGLMQMLLLKVSAHITEQLGMAPGGEFREAFKEAGKVPFCKFHLGDRPIPVTFKRAIAALSFWQKVKLAWGLCFLSDPISKDDVEKCKQKDLLEQMMAEMIGEFPDLHRTIVSERDIYLTYMLKQAAKRIELPRASETEPRKCIPSVVVGVVGMGHVPGIEKNWNTDLNIQEIMSVPPPSTSSKVLRFVIKATVFGLMGYGCYRVGQRTVQFILSMPTTQNCLQRLTEIRPRH, encoded by the exons ATGTCCTCCTCCGATGCACTGGAAGATGACCAAAAGGAAACTTCAGACGCATCACCGAATATTT CTGATGCAGATGCATTTAAAATTCTCCTGGAGATGAAGATGAAGAAGAGACAGAAAAAGCCCAATCTACCAAGCACTGTGACTGAACTCGTCACTGAGGAAGGGTCTAAGGTGTTCGTGGTTGGTACTGCCCACTTCAGTGACAGCAGCAAAAGAGATGTAGCGAAG ACAATACAGGAGGTACAGCCTGATGTGGTTGTGGTTGAGCTTTGCCAATACAGAGTTTCTATGTTAAAGATGGATGAAAATACATTACTAAAGGAAGCCAAAGAAATCAATCTGGAGAAACTTCAGCAAGCTATAAAACAG AATGGAGTCATGTCAGGACTAATGCAAATGCTTCTGCTGAAGGTCTCTGCTCACATCACAGAACAGCTGGGAATGGCCCCAGGAGGGGAATTCAGGGAGGCTTTCAAAGAG GCTGGTAAAGTACCTTTCTGTAAATTTCATCTTGGGGACAGACCCATCCCTGTTACGTTTAAGAGAGCCATCGCTGCACTTTCTTTCTGGCAAAAAGTCAAGCTTGCTTGGGGCCTCTGCTTCTTATCTGACCCAATCAG TAAAGATGACGTGGAGAAGTGTAAACAGAAGGATTTACTGGAGCAGATGATGGCTGAAATGATTGGAGAATTTCCTGATCTCCATCGAACAATTGTATCGGAGCGAGATATTTACTTGACCTACATGTTGAAGCAAGCAGCTAAGCGAATAGAACTACCTCGTGCTTCAGAAA CTGAACCCAGAAAATGTATCCCGTCTGTTGTAGTTGGAGTGGTTGGGATGGGTCATGTTCCTGGAATAGAAAAGAACTGGAACACTGACTTAAACATCCAGGAAATTATGAG TGTGCCTCCACCGTCAACTTCGAGTAAGGTTCTCAGATTTGTCATAAAGGCAACAGTTTTCGGACTGATGGGATACGGCTGCTACCGGGTAGGACAAAGGACAGTTCAATTTATTCTCTCGATGCCAACAACACAGAACTGTCTTCAGAGGCTGACGGAAATTAGACCTCGACATTGA